One Algibacter sp. L3A6 genomic region harbors:
- a CDS encoding tetratricopeptide repeat protein, giving the protein MIKNNIFSLLVVIGFSCQVMAQKSAVYTSNLVEYQKALSLYNNQQYLAAKSLFANVEKTAEEDVLQSDCAYYIANCAVRLNQQNADQLIEDFVEDYPTSTKRNTAFVDVADYYFVNGKYSYAQKWYQKVDVNALGKSEKEKFYFNNGYTAFTTKQFKDAKKYLTKVENSEEYGSQAKYYIGFMAYEGDDYDKANEYFEQVNDQERYKEKLSYYQADLHFKLGKFEEAIKLAKAQLSKSDADEVSELSKIIGESYFNLENYAEAIPYLTAYQGKKGQRDRLGKWSNTDYYQLGYAYYKQGNFENAVSEFNKIIGGKNSIAQNAYYHLGESYINLGKKQEALNAFKNASEMDFDLKIQEDAWLNYAKISYEIGNSYQSAPQVLAGYLEKYPNTSYKEEVETLLIDSYITSKNYTEALKLLEGKRSFENKVAYQKVAFYRGLELYNENKFKEASALFNGSLKEQQDQRFTARATFWKAETDYNLTNYDDALIGFKQFQQQNEATSTPEFENLDYNLAYTYFKLKNYEQATKYFNQFISSKKDDKVRLNDAYLRLGDGHFVSSEYSSAIDAYKNAIRLNEIESDYAFFQKAISTGYAGNTSGKISELSSFISKYPKSKLRDDAMFELGNSYVKANETDKAMPIYDRLANEYPMSSFVPKGLLRQGLVYYNSSQNEQALVKFKKVANDYAGTPEAVQAVATARLIYIDLGRVNEYAVWVKQLDYVEVTDADLDNATYEAAEKQYLDNNTDKAITQFNKYLNEFPRGLHALQAHFYVAQLYTKNNLLENAAPHYKYVVDASRSEYTEEALMKLSQFYLSSKNWNKAMPILARLESEANFPQNVVFAQSNLMKANYELNNYNEAVSYAEKVLKNPKIDNKIQADAQVIIARSAIKTNNEDLAKTAYTQVEKVATGETAAEALYYNAYFKNKEGKHEASNVTVQQLAKNYSGYKYYSAKGLVLMAKNFYALKDAFQATYILESVITNFKEFDDVVAEAKAELSKIKKEESKTNSSILPED; this is encoded by the coding sequence ATGATTAAAAATAATATTTTTTCACTGCTGGTTGTCATTGGTTTTAGTTGTCAGGTTATGGCACAAAAATCGGCTGTTTACACCAGTAATTTGGTAGAGTATCAAAAAGCATTATCACTTTATAATAATCAACAATATCTTGCAGCAAAATCGCTGTTTGCTAATGTTGAAAAAACGGCAGAAGAAGATGTTTTACAGTCCGACTGTGCCTATTATATAGCCAATTGTGCAGTAAGATTAAATCAGCAAAACGCCGATCAACTTATTGAGGACTTTGTAGAAGATTACCCAACAAGTACTAAAAGAAACACAGCTTTTGTAGATGTGGCCGATTATTATTTCGTTAACGGAAAATACTCCTACGCTCAAAAGTGGTATCAAAAAGTAGATGTAAATGCTTTAGGTAAATCTGAAAAAGAAAAGTTTTACTTCAATAATGGTTATACCGCTTTTACAACAAAGCAATTTAAAGATGCCAAAAAGTATTTAACTAAAGTAGAAAACTCTGAAGAGTATGGGTCGCAGGCCAAATATTACATTGGTTTTATGGCTTATGAGGGTGATGATTACGATAAGGCAAATGAATATTTTGAACAAGTAAACGACCAAGAGCGTTACAAAGAAAAATTATCATACTATCAAGCCGATTTACATTTTAAGCTAGGTAAGTTTGAAGAGGCTATTAAATTAGCCAAAGCTCAATTAAGTAAAAGTGATGCAGATGAAGTGTCTGAGCTTTCTAAAATTATTGGTGAAAGTTATTTCAACCTAGAAAATTATGCAGAGGCTATTCCTTATTTAACGGCATATCAAGGAAAAAAAGGACAAAGAGATCGCTTAGGGAAGTGGAGTAATACCGATTATTACCAATTAGGTTATGCGTATTACAAGCAAGGTAATTTTGAAAATGCAGTGTCTGAATTCAATAAAATTATTGGAGGTAAGAACTCAATTGCTCAAAATGCATATTATCATTTAGGTGAAAGTTATATTAATTTAGGAAAAAAGCAAGAGGCTTTAAATGCTTTTAAAAATGCTTCGGAAATGGATTTCGATTTAAAAATCCAAGAAGATGCTTGGCTTAATTATGCTAAAATTAGTTACGAAATAGGAAACTCTTACCAATCGGCACCACAAGTATTAGCTGGTTATTTAGAGAAATACCCAAATACAAGTTATAAAGAAGAAGTGGAAACGCTTTTAATAGATTCTTACATTACATCAAAAAATTATACAGAAGCGCTTAAGTTATTAGAGGGGAAACGTAGTTTCGAAAACAAGGTAGCTTATCAAAAAGTAGCATTTTACCGTGGTTTAGAATTGTATAATGAAAATAAATTTAAAGAAGCGTCGGCGCTTTTTAATGGTTCATTAAAAGAACAACAAGACCAAAGATTTACGGCTAGAGCAACCTTTTGGAAAGCTGAAACGGATTATAATTTAACTAATTACGATGATGCTTTAATTGGTTTTAAACAATTTCAGCAACAAAACGAAGCGACATCTACTCCTGAGTTTGAAAACTTAGATTATAATTTAGCTTACACTTACTTCAAGCTTAAAAATTATGAACAAGCTACAAAGTACTTCAATCAATTTATTTCAAGTAAAAAAGATGATAAAGTAAGGTTGAATGATGCTTATTTACGTTTAGGTGATGGGCATTTTGTTTCAAGTGAATATAGCAGTGCTATAGATGCTTATAAGAATGCTATTAGATTAAATGAAATAGAATCTGATTATGCCTTTTTTCAAAAAGCAATAAGTACCGGTTATGCCGGAAATACTTCAGGGAAAATAAGTGAATTAAGTAGTTTTATTTCAAAATACCCAAAATCAAAACTTCGTGACGATGCTATGTTCGAGCTAGGTAATTCATATGTAAAAGCAAATGAAACCGATAAAGCTATGCCAATTTACGATAGATTGGCAAACGAATACCCAATGAGTTCGTTTGTGCCAAAAGGTTTGTTGCGTCAAGGTTTGGTGTATTATAATTCTAGTCAAAACGAGCAAGCTTTAGTGAAGTTTAAAAAAGTAGCAAACGATTATGCTGGTACTCCAGAAGCTGTGCAAGCGGTTGCAACGGCAAGATTAATTTATATCGATTTAGGTCGTGTAAACGAATATGCGGTTTGGGTTAAGCAATTAGACTATGTAGAAGTTACCGATGCCGATTTAGATAATGCCACTTACGAGGCTGCGGAAAAACAGTATTTAGATAATAACACAGATAAGGCCATTACACAATTTAATAAATATTTAAACGAATTTCCACGTGGGTTACATGCTTTACAGGCACATTTTTATGTGGCACAACTTTATACAAAAAATAATTTGTTAGAGAATGCTGCTCCCCATTATAAGTATGTTGTAGATGCTTCTCGAAGTGAATACACAGAGGAGGCTTTAATGAAGTTGTCTCAATTTTATTTAAGTTCTAAAAACTGGAACAAAGCGATGCCTATTTTAGCAAGATTAGAGAGTGAGGCAAATTTTCCTCAAAACGTTGTGTTTGCACAATCTAATTTAATGAAGGCGAATTACGAATTGAATAATTATAACGAAGCCGTGTCTTATGCTGAAAAAGTGCTTAAGAATCCTAAAATCGACAATAAAATTCAAGCAGATGCTCAAGTTATAATTGCACGTTCGGCTATTAAAACAAATAATGAAGATTTAGCAAAAACGGCATACACTCAAGTAGAAAAAGTAGCTACAGGCGAAACTGCTGCCGAGGCTTTATATTACAACGCTTATTTTAAAAACAAGGAAGGTAAGCACGAAGCATCTAATGTTACGGTGCAACAATTAGCTAAAAACTACTCGGGTTACAAATATTATAGTGCGAAAGGCTTAGTGCTAATGGCTAAGAATTTTTATGCTTTAAAAGATGCTTTTCAGGCCACATATATTTTAGAGAGTGTTATTACAAATTTTAAAGAATTTGATGATGTTGTAGCAGAAGCTAAAGCTGAATTAAGCAAAATTAAAAAAGAGGAATCTAAAACCAATTCATCTATTTTACCAGAAGATTAG
- a CDS encoding cell division ATP-binding protein FtsE, translating to MSNAILELKNASIFQGESLVLSDVNVEINKGEFVYLIGKTGTGKSSFMKTLYGDLPLTKGEGHIVDFNLKTLKEKEIPFLRRKLGVVFQDFKLLPDRTINDNLIFVLKATGWKVKAEMNTRVEEVLNKVDMKTKGFKYPHELSGGEQQRVAIARALLNNPELILADEPTGNLDPQTSIEVMEVLQDINKNGNTILMATHDYALLLKYPSKTLKCDENAVYEVVQRKG from the coding sequence ATGTCGAATGCCATTTTAGAATTAAAAAACGCGTCTATTTTTCAGGGAGAAAGCTTAGTGCTTTCTGATGTTAATGTTGAAATTAACAAAGGGGAATTTGTGTATTTAATTGGTAAAACTGGTACCGGAAAAAGTAGTTTTATGAAAACACTTTATGGCGATTTACCGCTTACAAAAGGTGAAGGTCATATTGTTGACTTCAACTTGAAAACTTTAAAGGAAAAAGAAATTCCGTTTTTACGCCGAAAATTAGGTGTGGTTTTTCAGGATTTTAAATTACTTCCAGATAGAACTATAAACGACAACTTGATATTTGTTTTAAAGGCTACAGGATGGAAAGTAAAAGCTGAAATGAATACTCGTGTTGAAGAGGTTTTGAATAAAGTAGACATGAAAACTAAAGGTTTTAAATATCCGCATGAGCTTTCTGGTGGCGAGCAACAACGTGTTGCTATTGCTCGCGCTTTACTTAATAACCCTGAACTTATTTTGGCCGATGAGCCTACTGGTAATTTAGATCCACAAACGAGTATTGAGGTTATGGAAGTTTTGCAAGACATTAATAAAAATGGTAACACCATTTTAATGGCAACGCACGATTATGCTTTACTTTTAAAATACCCAAGCAAAACACTTAAATGTGATGAGAATGCAGTTTACGAGGTGGTACAACGTAAGGGTTAA
- a CDS encoding glycosyltransferase family 2 protein yields MPFFSVIIPLYNKEGFIADTIKSVLNQTFTDFEIIVVNDGSTDKSLKELQSINDDRLITIQQKNQGVSVARNNGIKNAKGNYITLLDADDEWKPNHLELFYKTIKQFPNGALFCNAYDIKSSDNYTIKATYNIAKVNEPLIIKDYFKASLIDAIGWTSAICFNKNDFYDVGEFVPEFTSGQDLDLLIRFALRKTIVFNPTVTCCYNKTVKNSLSKKNYQEIRYTIVNSFKDEESQNASLNKYLNLNRYALAMQCKLIGNKALYKKLISEIDLKPLNLKQKTLLRIPRFSAILMKKFYFFLLKNKLYISSFK; encoded by the coding sequence ATGCCGTTTTTTTCAGTAATAATACCATTATACAACAAAGAAGGTTTTATTGCAGACACTATAAAAAGTGTTCTCAATCAAACTTTTACAGATTTTGAGATTATTGTTGTTAATGATGGTAGTACAGATAAAAGTTTAAAAGAACTACAATCAATTAATGATGATCGATTAATTACTATTCAACAAAAGAACCAAGGTGTTTCGGTAGCCAGAAATAACGGAATAAAAAATGCTAAAGGCAATTATATAACTTTATTGGATGCAGATGATGAATGGAAACCAAACCATTTGGAACTATTTTATAAAACCATTAAACAATTCCCCAATGGAGCTTTATTCTGTAATGCTTATGATATAAAATCATCAGACAACTACACAATAAAAGCAACTTACAATATAGCAAAAGTTAATGAACCTCTTATTATTAAAGATTACTTTAAAGCAAGCCTAATAGATGCTATTGGCTGGACTTCTGCCATTTGTTTTAATAAAAACGATTTTTATGATGTTGGTGAGTTTGTCCCAGAATTTACTTCTGGACAAGATTTAGATTTATTAATACGGTTTGCTCTAAGAAAAACAATCGTTTTTAATCCTACAGTAACATGCTGTTACAATAAAACTGTAAAAAACAGTTTGTCTAAAAAAAACTATCAAGAAATTAGATACACTATTGTTAATAGTTTTAAAGACGAAGAATCACAAAACGCTTCGTTAAACAAATATTTAAACCTAAACCGTTATGCACTTGCTATGCAGTGCAAACTTATAGGAAACAAAGCGCTTTACAAAAAATTAATATCTGAGATTGACTTAAAGCCTTTAAACTTAAAGCAAAAAACATTACTAAGAATACCACGATTTTCAGCAATCTTAATGAAGAAATTCTACTTTTTCCTTTTAAAGAACAAACTATATATTTCCTCTTTTAAATAA
- a CDS encoding glycosyltransferase family 2 protein has product MLSILIPTFNYNITLLVETVHVQTKTLNVPFEILCYDDGSTNNEIITENKKIENLENTTFKILEKNIGRSAIRNLLAKEANFEWVLFLDADVLPKNDDFIASYLKHITKTSQVINGGILYTEKRPMDSELLRWFYGKKREALSTDKRNKKPYLSLLTLNFLIKKNVFKTVSFDEDIPNLRHEDTLFSFHLKTNNINVKHIENPTYHLGLEESRVFLKKSLESVDAIYLFLNQGLIPNNYTLITKVFFQLKKAKLHYALASTFTTFRSSFERHLLSKKPSLYLFDIYRLSYLCYLDTN; this is encoded by the coding sequence ATGTTATCGATACTAATACCAACCTTTAATTACAATATTACTTTACTTGTAGAAACAGTACACGTACAAACAAAAACACTAAATGTGCCTTTTGAAATTTTGTGTTACGATGATGGTTCTACAAATAACGAAATTATTACCGAAAACAAAAAAATAGAGAACCTCGAAAACACAACCTTTAAAATTCTAGAAAAAAACATAGGAAGAAGTGCTATACGTAATCTATTAGCAAAAGAAGCAAATTTTGAATGGGTATTATTTTTAGACGCCGATGTTTTACCAAAAAACGATGATTTTATTGCTTCTTATTTAAAACACATAACTAAAACCTCTCAAGTTATAAATGGCGGCATTTTATATACCGAAAAAAGACCAATGGACTCAGAGTTATTGCGTTGGTTTTATGGAAAAAAACGAGAGGCCCTTTCTACCGATAAAAGAAACAAAAAACCTTATTTAAGCTTATTAACCTTAAATTTTTTAATAAAAAAAAATGTTTTCAAAACGGTTTCTTTTGATGAGGATATCCCTAATTTAAGGCATGAAGACACCTTGTTTTCATTTCATTTAAAAACAAACAATATTAACGTTAAGCATATAGAAAACCCTACTTATCACTTAGGACTAGAGGAAAGCCGTGTGTTTTTAAAAAAATCTTTAGAATCTGTAGATGCCATTTACCTGTTTTTAAATCAAGGTTTAATCCCTAATAATTATACATTAATAACCAAAGTGTTTTTTCAATTAAAAAAAGCAAAACTACATTATGCATTGGCGTCTACCTTTACGACTTTTAGATCTAGTTTTGAACGACATTTACTTTCTAAAAAACCTTCGCTTTACTTATTTGATATATACAGATTAAGTTATCTTTGTTATCTAGACACCAATTAA